GCGGGGCAGCGCCCGTCCGAGGTCCTCGGCGAAGCGATCCTCTCGTCTCGTGGACGCGTCATCCGTCCGAAGACCCTCGGCCAGAAGTCCTATGTCGACGCGATCGACGAGAGCACGATCGTGTTCGGAATCGGGCCCGCGGGCACGGGCAAGACCTACCTCGCGATGGCGAAGGCCGTTCAGGCCCTCCAGCGCAAGGAGGTCAGCCGCATCATCCTGAGCCGGCCGGCGATCGAAGCGGGGGAGCGGCTCGGCTTCCTGCCCGGGACGCTCAACGACAAGATCGATCCCTACCTCCGTCCTCTCTACGACGCCCTCAACGAGATGATGGATCCGGAACTCGTCCCCAAACTCATGGCGTCGGGAACGATCGAGGTCGCCCCGCTCGCCTACATGCGCGGGCGTACCCTCAACGATTCGTTCGTCGTGCTCGACGAGGCGCAGAACACGACACCGGAACAGATGAAGATGTTCCTGACCCGCCTAGGCTTCGGCACGCGCATGGTCGTGACGGGGGACATCACCCAGATCGACCTTCCCGCGGGTGCATCCGGTCTCCGCCTCGTCACGCGCGTCCTGAAGGACATCGACGACATCCATTTCGCCTACCTCACGAGCGACGACGTCGTGCGGCACAGTCTCGTCGGGCGTATCGTCGACGCCTACACCGAGTACGACGAGAGTCGACTCGCTGCGAGGCGCGAACGCGACGAAGCATCCGAGTTCGCCAATCGCGCGGAGCGCCGCGGCGTCCAGCGCCCCGCCGGACCCCGCGATCGACTCCCCAAACGAGGACGTTCATGACGATAGAGATCGGCAACGAATCGGGGGCAGCGGTCGATGAGACCGTCCTCCTCCGACTCACGGAGCACAATCTGGCACAGCTCCACGTGAGCGCGGACGCCGACGTCGCGATCCTCCTGGTCGACGAGGGCGCCATGGAAGCCCTGCACGTCCAGTGGATGGACGAGCCGGGCCCGACGGACGTGCTCAGCTTCCCCATGGATGAGCTGCGGCCGGGCTCGGAGGAAGCTCCGACGCCTCCCGGCCTCCTCGGAGACATCGTGCTGTGTCCGCAGGTCGCCGAGACCCAGGCCCTCGCGGCCCGGCACTCGACCATGGACGAGCTCATCCTCCTCACGACGCATGGCCTCCTGCATCTGCTGGGGTTCGACCATGCCGAGCCCGAGGAGGAGCGCGAGATGTTCGGCCTGCAGAAGGAGCTCATCCACAGCTTCCAGGCATCCGAACGCCGCCGTCGCGCATGACAGAAGCGCTTCTCCTTCTCGCCGCCGCGCTGCTCGTGGCCTTCGGCGGACTCATGGCGGCGATCGATGCTGCGCTGGGCGTGACGTCTCGCGCCGACCTCGTAGACATGGCCGCCTCCGGCCGCAACTCCTCCTCGCTCGAGCGGATCGCAGCCGATCCGCCGGCGCACGCGACGGCAGTCGTCTTCATCCGCATCCTCGCCGAGACGGGTGCCGCGGTGCTCGTCACGGTGGCTTTCACGGTGCTCTTCGAGAACATCTGGTGGGCGATGCTCGCCGCCGTCGTCCTGATGACCGGGATCTCCTTCGTCCTCGTGGGGGCAAGCCCGCGGGCATGGGGCAGGCAGCACGCGACCCGGCTGCTGCGCGGCGCGGCGCCCGTCATCCGCGGCGTTCGGCTCTTCCTCGGGCCCCTCGCCCACGGACTCGTCGCGCTGGGAACGCGCGTGACACCCGGCGTCGCGCGAGGATCGTCATTCGCGTCGGAGGAGCAGCTCCTCAGCATCATCGACGAGGCGGCTGAGAACGAGCTCATCGAAGAGGACGACCGCGAGCTCATCCACTCGGTCTTCGAGTTCACCGACACGTACGTGCGCGAAGTGATGGTGCCCCGCACCGACATGGTGACGGTGGATGCCGCGGCGTCGTCGCGCGAAGCGATGAAGACGTTCCTGGAGAAGGGCGTGTCCCGCGTTCCCGTCATGGACCACGACGCGGACGACGTCGTCGGCGTGCTGTATCTCAAGGACCTCGTGCAGTTCGGCTTCGGCGGCGAATCGGGCTGGCGTGACGCGCCCATCGCGAAGATCACACGACCCGCGGTCTTCGTGCCGGAGTCGATGATGGCCGAGACGCTGCTGCAGCAGATGAAGCGCGACGCCGTGCATGTCTGCCTCGTCATCGACGAGTACGGTGGCGTCTCGGGTCTCGTGACCCTCGAGGACCTCATCGAGGAGCTCGTCGGCGAGATCGCCGACGAATACGATCCCAAGGCAGACGAAGTCACGGAGATCGAACCGGGACGCTATCGCGTCAGCGCCCGACTCGATCTCGACGACGTCGGAGAACTCTTCGGCATCGAGCTCGAGGACGACGACGTCGACTCCATCGGCGGCCTCCTCGGCAAGGCGCTCGGACGTGTTCCGCAGCCCGGTTCCACGGCGGACTACGAGGGTCTCACGCTCACGGGTGGTGCCTCTCGAGGACAGGGCCGAGGCATCGCGACGGTCTTCGTCGAACGCGCAGAGCAGCCGGAGGAGACCGAGGAGACGGCGACCCGCGGTCCACGCACCGAGGAGATCCGGCTCCCGAGGACCGACGAGACCCGAACCGTCAAGAACGAGTCGCGCACGAAGAACGAGGCGCGCGTCAAGAAGGAGAAGCGCTGATGGCGTCCGAGTCCTCGACCGGCAGATCCGGGTTCGTCACGTTCGTCGGTCGTCCCAACGTCGGGAAGTCGACCCTCACGAACGCGCTCGTCGGCGAAAAGGTCGCCATCACCAGCGACAAGCCGCAGACGACCAGGCGCGCGATCCGCGGCATCCTGAACCGCCCGGAGGGCCAGATCGTCATCGTCGACACGCCGGGGATCCACAAGCCACGCACACTTCTCGGGCAGCGGCTCAACGATCTCGTCGAGACGGTGCTCGGAGATGTCGACGTCATCGGATTCTGCGTCCCGGCGACGGAGAAGGTGGGCCCCGGCGATCGGCGCATCGCGGAGTCGCTGTCGGGATATCCGCGGTCGAAGAAGGTGGCGATCGTGACCAAGACGGATGCCGCGACGCGCGAACAGGTGACCGAGCGGCTCCTCGAGGTCGACGCGCTCCGCGAGGACTGGGCGGCGGTGATCCCGCTTTCTGCGCTCACGAGGGAGCAACTCGATGTCGTGACGCGAGAGCTCCTGGAGCTCCTTCCCGAGGGACCGCCGCTGTATCCCGAGGACATCGTCACCGACGAGTCACTCGAGGACCGCATCGCCGAGATCATCCGCGAAGCGGCGCTCGAGGGCGTCCGCGATGAGCTTCCCCACTCGATCGCCGTGACGATCGAGGACATGGCCCGGCGTGACACGGGTTCGATGACCGATATCCACGCGAACGTCGTCGTCGAACGCGACAGTCAGAAGGCGATCATCATCGGGCACCGGGGATCACGTCTGCGCGATGTCGGCGCACGCGCGCGCGAGCAGATCGAACCGCTCGTGGGCACGAAGGTCTTCCTGAAGCTGCACGTGCGGGTCGCGAAGGAGTGGCAGCGCGACCCGAAGCAGTTGGGTCGCCTGGGCTTCTGACGCTCGTCCTCAGAAGGGCCGGATGACGGACCGGATGATCACGACGTCGGCGCCGTACTCCTCGTCGGCGGCCGCTTGCCACGTCCCGTCGTCCCACACCACGTCGACCCAGAGCCACCCGTTGTCGATGTACGACGTGAGATAGCCTTCGGCGAGTCGGTCCGGAAGGTCGTTCTGCAGCTCGGCGAGCTGCTCCTCCGTACCGGCGCCTGCCCTGCCGCCCGTCGGATCGTCGGGTTTGACAGGGTCGTAGAGTGCGAGCATGACGGGCGGCTGGTCGACGGTGAAGGTCTCTCCGTCGTATGTGCCCTGCACACCGTAGGCGCCCCATGTCACGCCGTTCGCGCTCTCGGATCCGTCCACGCCGTCCCACGACCAGCCGACCACCGGTATTCCCGAGCACTGCGGCGGATACGACTCCGCGACGGCGCCGAGACAGAGCTCCACGTCTCCGTTCGTGTCCAGGACGGTGCCCTGCGTCATGACCCGCACGTCGGGCGGAGCCGGCCACACGCCGCCGAGTCCCGCCCCTGGAGGCTCGGCACCACCCGGTGCGCCAGAGGCGCATCCTGCGACGGTGAGCAGGGTGGCCGCCACGAATGCGACGGCGGCGATTCGCCGATGACTGTTCATGTGTGTGGAGCGTTCTGAGAGAGCGGATCGTCTCACATGTTCGGGAATGGGTGTAACCTGTCGTCATGCGTGCGGCCTCGCTTCTTCTCCTTAGCTGCCGCGGCGAGTCCTCGTTCTAGGGCCTTCCTCGTCGCGGAGCTTGCTGTTGGCCCGCATCCCCTGGCATTCCGCCCACCCGACCGGGCGTTGAGAGAGCGACGAGATCATGCAGAACACCCAGCAGCCTTCGGGCATGCCGACCCACAAGTACCGTGCGTACGACGAGCAGTTCGACGTACGTCTTCCCGACCGCACGTGGCCTGACGCCCGCATCACGACGGCACCGCGCTGGTGCGCCGTCGACCTTCGGGACGGCAACCAGGCGCTCATCGATCCCATGAGCCCCGAGCGCAAGCGCATCATGTTCGACCTGCTGGTCGGCATGGGCTACAAGGAGATCGAGGTCGGCTTCCCGTCGGCCAGTCAGACCGACTTCGACTTCGTCCGCCACCTCATCGAGGACGGCGCGATCCCCGACGACGTGACCATCCAGGTGCTGACGCAAGCACGGGAGCACCTCATCGAGCGGACGTACGAGGCCATCGCCGGCGCGAAGCAGGCCATCGTCCACCTCTACAACTCGACCAGCGTGCTCCAGCGAGAGGTCGTCTTCCGCACCGATCGACAGGGCATCATCGACATCGCGCTCGAAGGCGCTCGTCTGTGCCGTCAGTTCGAGAAGCGCATTCCCGACACGACGGTCTTCTACCAGTACTCGCCGGAGAGCTACACGGGCACCGAGCTCGATTTCGCCGTCGACGTCTGCAACCAGGTGATCGAGATCTTCGAGCCGACGCCCGACCGCAAGGTCATCATCAACCTCCCCGCGACGGTCGAGATGGCCACGCCCAACATCTACGCCGACTCGATCGAGTGGATGAGCCGCAATCTGGACCACCGCGAGAACATCATCCTGTCGCTGCATCCCCACAACGACCGGGGTACGGCGATCGCTGCGGCTGAGCTCGGATACATGGCTGGTGCCGACCGCATCGAGGGCTGCCTGTTCGGCAACGGGGAGCGCACCGGCAATGTCGACCTGGTCGCGCTCGGCATCAATCTGCTGACGCAGGGCATCGACCCGCAGATCGATTTCAGCGATATCGATCACATCAAGCGGACGGCCGAGTACTGCAATCAACTGCCCGTTCACGAGCGGAGCCCCTGGGCCGGCGACCTGGTCTTCACGGCCTTCTCGGGATCGCACCAGGATGCGATCAAGAAGGGCTTCGAGGCGATGGAGGCACGTGCCGCCTCGCAGGGCGTCGACGTGGATGCGATCGAGTGGGCCGTGCCCTATCTGCCCATCGATCCGAAGGATCTCGGCCGCTCGTACGAAGCGGTCATCCGGGTCAACTCGCAGTCCGGCAAGGGTGGCGTGGCCTATCTCCTGAAGACCGACCACGCTCTCGATCTGCCGCGCCGCCTCCAGATCGATTTCTCGGGCGTCGTTCAGGCCAAGACCGACGCCGAGGGCGGCGAGGTCACGAGCGAGCAGATCTGGTCGATCTTCACCGACGAGTATCTGCCGTCCACCGTCGCAGACGACAAGTGGGGACGGTTCGAGCTGCTCGGAACCCGCACAGCGAGCGACATGACCGGTGATGTCACGCTCGAGGTGAAGCTCCGAGACGGCGACGAGCCGCACGACGCCACGGGCCACGGCAACGGACCGATCGCGGCGTTCCTCGACGTCCTGCAGGCTCGCGGTTTCGACATCACGCTGTACGACTACGTCGAGCACACCCTGAGCGCCGGCGGAGATGCACAGGCTGCCGCCTACGTCGAGCTGCAGGTGGACGGTGAGCGCCTGTGGGGAGTCGGCATCGACGGAGACATCTCGACGGCCTCGCTCAAGGCGATCGTGTCGGGCGTCAACCGGGCGATCCGGACGCGCGAACGCTCGCAGGAGCTCGCGAGCGTGTGACGACCTCGGCGATCCCGGTCAGGACTTGACGATCGGGATCGCCGACGTCTCCACGGCGACCTTGCGGCGATGGAGCGCCCGCTGCTCGGGCAGCGAGATGTCGAAGATGACGGCCAGCAGCCGGATGACGGCGGTGACGGCGATTCCCGCGATGGAGGCGGCGACGAGCGGCGCACCCAGGGCGTGCGCGCCGGCCAGGACGGCGCAGCCCGCGCCCGCGGCGACGGCATAGAGCGACCCGACGTGCATGATCGCGACGGGGAGCCCCATGATCATGTCGCGAAGGATGCCGCCGCCGACGGCGGAGCAGACCCCGACGAAGATCGCGGGGACGGCGGGAAGTCCGAGGGCGAGGGCCTTGCCCGTCCCGAAAGCCCCGAAGAGGCCGATGACGATGGCATCGAGACCCACGATGACGGCGTTCAATCGCTGGAAGATCCCCGCCAGAAGCATGCCCACGAGCGCGGCGGCCGTCGCCGTCAGCAGGTACCAGTTGCTCTGCAGAGTGACGGGTGACACGTTCAGCAGAAGGTCGCGGATGAGTCCGCCGCCCATGCCCATGACGATTCCGATGATCGCGACCCCGAGCAGATCCAACCTCCGCTCTCCGCGGAACCCCGACGCGAAAAGCGCCCCCTGCACACCGCCGAGCGCGACAGCGGTCAGATCAGCCCACAACGGGATCACGAAGAGCGGCTCGTCCACGCCTCTATTGTGGTGCCTGCACGCGATAATCGAGTGTGCCCACCTACCGCGACGAGGTCGTGGTGCTCCGAACCCACAAGCTGGGTGAAGCAGACCGTATCCTCACGCTCCTCAGCCGCCGCCATGGCAAGATCCGCGCCGTGGCGAAGGGAGTTCGGCGTACCTCCTCGCGGTTCGGTGCGCGACTCGAGCCCTTCATGGTCGCCGACGTTCAGCTCTACCAGGGACGATCGCTCGATATCGTGCAACAGGCGGAGTCCCTCGGGTCGTACGGTGCCGACATCGCCGTCCACTACGACCGCTACACCTCCGCCCACGCCATGGTGGAAGCAGCCGACCGGCTCAACGAAGCCGAGGCCACCCCGCAGCAGTACCTCCTGCTCGTCGGCGGTCTGCGGGCCCTCGCCCGCGGCGAGCACGCGTCGCGCAGCATCCTCGACTCCTATCTGCTGCGAGCCATGGCGCTGTCCGGCTGGGCGCCGGGTCTCGGCGAGTGCGCCCGCTGCGGGCGTCCCGGCCCGCATGACTACTTCGTCGCTCAGCTCGGCGGAGCCGTGTGCGCGGAGTGCGCACCCGTCGGCTCCGCGCGCATCGCGAGCGCGACATCGGCCCTTCTCGGAGCACTCATGGCAGGGGAGTGGGACGACGTGGATGCCGCCTCCGCCGGCACGACGGCATCGGCATCCGGACTCATCGCCGCTTACGCGCAGTGGCACTTGGAGCGTGGCATCCGCTCGCTCTCTCACGTCTCCTCCGGGGAGGAACGATGACGCCGAAGCCCTACACGCATCGCGACGCCGTCGCGTATCGTCCCGTCGACTGGACCGGACTCTACCCCCCGGCCTTCCCCCGCGGAGGTGTGCCCGAGCACGTCGCGATCGTCATGGACGGAAACGGCCGCTGGGCCAATCGCCGTGGACTCACACGTGTCGAGGGCCACAAAGCCGGAGAGGCGGCGCTGCTCGATGTCGTGGCGGGTGCGATCCAAGCGGGTGTCAAGCATCTTTCGGTCTACGCCTTCTCGACGGAGAACTGGGCGCGTTCTCCCGACGAGGTGCGGTTCCTGATGGGGTTCAACCGTGACGTCCTGCATCGCCGACGCGATCAGCTCAACGAGTGGGGAGTCCGCGTCCGCTGGTCGGGACGCAAGCCCAGGCTGTGGGGCTCCGTCATCAAAGAACTGCAGTACGCGGAACAGCTCACGCGCGACAACGATGTCCTGACGCTGACGATGTGCGTCAACTACGGCGGACGCATTGAACTCGTCGATGCGATGCGCTCGATCGGAGACGACATCGCCGGTGGGCGAATCAAACCCTCCGCGATCACCGAGAAGCTCATCCGTCAGCGCCTCTATCAACCGGGGATGCCGGACGTGGATCTCTTCATCCGGTCGAGCGGCGAGCAGCGCACGTCCAACTTCCTTCTCTGGGAGTCGGCGTACGCCGAGTTCGTCTTCCTCGATCGGCTCTGGCCCGACTTCTCTCGCACCGACCTCTGGGAAGCGATCGGTCTCTACCTGGGTCGTGATCGGCGATTCGGCGGGGCGGTCGACACCCCCGACCCGCCTGCCCTCTGACGGAGCGCGAATGTGCCCCGGAGGGAATACATCGCGACGAGGGCGACGTTGTGCCTGAGGTGAGTGAAGCCATCAAGATCGACGTCTGGTCCGACATCGCCTGCCCCTGGTGCTACATCGGCAAGCGCAACCTCGAGAACGGTCTCGCCGCGGCATCCGCAGACCCCGATGCACCTGCCGTCGAGGTCACGTACCACTCGTTCGAACTGGCGCCGGACACTCCTGTCGACTTCGAAGGCGGCGAGTCCGACTACCTCGCGGAGCACAAGGGCATCTCTCCGGACCAGGCGCAGGAGATGCTGTCACGCGTCACCGGTGTCGCCGCCGATGCGGGGCTCACCTACCGGTTCGATCTGCTCCGCCACACCAACACCGTCAAGGCCCACGAGCTGCTTCACTTCGCGAAGTCTCAGGGACGTCAGCACGAGATGGCGGAGCGGCTCATGGCTGCCTACTTCACGGAAGGACGTCACGTCGGGCGCATCGACGATCTCGTCGCGCTGGCGGAGGACGCAGGACTCGACGGCGACGCAGCACGGGAGGCGCTCGAATCCGGACGCCACCTCCAGGACGTCCGCGCGGATCAGGCGCAGGCCGCCGCGTACGGCATCAACGGCGTCCCCTTCTTCGTGATCGACGGCAAGTACGGGGTCTCGGGCGCGCAGCCCGCCGAAGCGTTCAGCCAGATCGTGCGCCAGGTGTGGTCGGAGCGTTCGGAGCCCGCGGCGTCCTGACCTCCTCGCCGGTCAGGCGGGAAGATTCCTCTCGATGACCGCGATGATCTCGGGGTCATCGGGCTTGGTGTTCGGGCGGAAACGGTGCACCTGACCGCCCGGCGTGAGAACAAATTTCTCGAAGTTCCACATGATCGGACCCTTTTTGCCCTCTTCGTCGTGGGACTTCTTCAGCGCCTTGTAAAGCGGGGCGGCTCCCGGGCCGTTCACCTTGATCTTGTCGTTGACGGGGAACGTGACGCCCCACGTCATCGCGCAGTAGTCGAGGATCTCTTCCATCGAGCCGGGCTCCTGCCCCATGAACTGATTGCACGGGAACCCGACGACGGTGAAGCCGCGATCGCCGTAGGTGCGCTGCAACTCTTCCAGCTGCTCGTACTGCGGAGCGAGACCGCACTTGGACGCGACATTGACGACCAGGATGACCTTGTCGCCGTAATCTGCCAGCGTCGAGGTCTCTCCCTCTGCCGTCTGGAAGGGGATGCTCCGAAGATCGGTCAGCGTCTCTGCAGTCATGCCATCAGGCTACGCCCTGGTTTCCCCGGTGCCGCCGGACTCTCACCTCTGTCTGGGAGAATAGTCGGGTGACACCCACACTCGCTCCTGCACGCCCGCTGCGCATCGGGCCGATCGAGCTCGACGCACCGGTCGTGCTCGCCCCGATGGCGGGCATCACGAACACCGCGTTCCGTCGGCTCTGCCGCGAGTACGGAGCCGGGCTCTACGTCAGCGAGATGATCACGTCGCGCGCTCTCGTCGAACGCAACGCGACGACGATGCGCCTCATCACTCACCACGAGTCCGAGACACCGCGCTCCATCCAGCTCTACGGCGTCGACCCCGGCACCGTCGAGTCGGCCGTGCGCGTGCTGGTAGAAGAGGACCGCGCCGACCACATCGACCTCAACTTCGGCTGTCCCGTCCCCAAGGTCACCCGCAAAGGCGGCGGGGCGGCGCTGCCGTGGAAGCTCGGACTGTTCCGCGAGATCGTGACTCGGGCCGTTCAGGCCGCGGGGGACATCCCCCTGACGGTCAAGATGCGCAAGGGCATCGATCCCGATCATCTGACGTTCCTCGACGCGGGCCGGATCGCCGAGGATGCCGGCGTCGCCGCCGTCGCCCTCCACGCCCGCACTGCGTCCGAGTTCTACTCGGGCACGGCCGATTGGTCGGCCATCGCGGCGCTCAAAGCCGCGGTCACGAGTGTCCCTGTCCTCGGCAACGGCGACATCTGGTCGGCGGCCGACGCCGAGCGGATGATGCACGAGACCGGATGCGACGGTGTTGTCGTCGGACGTGGCTGCCTCGGGCGGCCGTGGCTTTTCGGCGATCTGGCGAGGGCACTGGGCGGCGCCGGCGCAGCATCCGATGAGCCTGTCGACGCGACACTCGGATTCGTCGCCGCCGCATTCCGTCGCCACGCCGAACTGCTCGTCGAGTTCTTCGACGACGAGGGACGCGGATGCCGCGACATTCGCAAGCACGTCGCGTGGTACTTCAAGGGCTATCCCGTCGGTGGCGACACGCGCGCCGCTCTCGCGACAGCGTCCACTCTCGCGGAGATCGACGATCTTCTCGCAACACTCGATCACGATGCGCCGTATCCGGGCGACGCCGCCGAGGGGCAGCGCGGACGCGCAGGTTCCCCGAAGCGCCCGGCGCTTCCCGACGGCTGGCTGGCCTCTCGCGAGCTCGGCGCCGAGGCCACGAACGCACTCGCCGATGCGGAGCTCGACCACAGTGGCGGTTGACGCCTCGGCCCGTCCGGGCGGGGTGGCCCTGCGCCCCGAGGGCTATGACGACCACGACGCGGAACGGTTCCACACCGAGCTCCACCGATCCTCGCGGGACGACTTCGCCCGAGATCGGGCGCGAGTTCTGCATTCCGCTGCGCTCCGACGCTTGGCGGCCAAGACCCAAGTGCTGAGTCCGGCGAGCCCGGCCGACTTCGCGCGCAACCGATTGACCCACTCGCTCGAGGTCGCGCAGGTCGGCCGCGAGCTCGCGACGGCCCTGCAGCTTTCCCCCGACGTCGTCGACACGGCGTGTCTCAGTCACGATCTCGGACACCCGCCCTTCGGTCACAACGGCGAAAGAGCGCTCAACGAGTGGGCGGAAGACATCGGGGGCTTCGAAGGCAACGCGCAGACCCTGAGGATCCTGTCGCGCCTCGAACCCAAGGTCATCGTCGACGCACGCACCTTCGGGCTGAATCTCACGCGCGCGAGTCTCGACGCGACGTGCAAGTACCCGTGGACGGCAGAGCACCCCGTGCCGGACCCGGGCGGGCGGCTGAAGTTCGGCGTCTACCCCGACGACGAGCCGACCTTCGCATGGATGCGCGAGGGGGCCCCCGGCCGCATCCGCTGCATCGAGGCAGAAGTCATGGATCTGTCCGATGACATCGCCTACTCCGTGCACGACTTCGAGGACGCCGTCGTCAACGGCTATCTCGATCCCGCATGGCTTGCCGACCCCGCGCAGCGCGAGATGCTGCTGACATCGATCCAGACGTGGGTCGGATACGACTTCGCACGGGACGAACTCGCCGACGCCCTGTACCGGCTCATGCGCATCCCGGAGTGGATCTCCTCGTTCGACGGCACCCGCGGTGCCCTCGCACGACTCAAGAACCTCACCTCCGACCTCATCGGCCGATTCGCACGCGCGGCCACGACCGCGACACGTGAGGCCTACGCGGCGCCCGTCCTCACGCGATATCGGGCGCACGTCGTGGTGCCGCGCGTCATCGAGGCCGAGATGGCGGTTCTCAAGGGCATCATCGGCGCCGCTGTCGTGTCGATCGACGGACGCAAGACGCTCTACCGCGAGCAGCGTCGCGTGCTCAAGCGCGTCGCCGACGCGCTTTGGGCCGACCCGACGCGGCTCGATCCCCTGCACACGGAGGACTTCGCGGCGGCGACGTCCGACGCCGCGCGGAAGCGGGTCGTCGTCGACCAAGTGGCGAGCCTCACCGACCAGCTCGCGATCGCGTGGCATGAGCGGCTCGTGGGCGAGCTCGACGCCGGTTCCATCGGGATCTGGGCCCCCCGAGCATCCGTCTCTCCCGCGGAGAGCACCTGATGGCGGGGCGCATCCGCCAGGCCGACGTCGACGAGGTGAAGGCCCGCACCAACATCGCCGACATCATCGGAGAGCGCGTCGCTCTCAAACCCGCTGGCGTGGGCGCTCTCAAGGGACTCTGCCCCTTCCACGACGAACGCAGCCCCAGCTTCAACGTGCGCCCGCAAGCCGGGTTCTACCACTGCTTCGGGTGCGGCGAATCCGGCGACGTGTACTCGTTCCTCCGCGCGATGGACCACATGACGTTCACCGAGGCCGTCGAACGCCTCGCCGGGCGCATCGGGTACTCGCTGCACTACGAGGACGGGGGAGCGGCGCCCGAAACGGCAGGTCGCTCGCGCCTCTACGCCGCGAACGCCGCCGCCGCCGACTTCTTCCGCGCGCAGCTCGCGACGCCGGAGGCGGAGACCGCGCGCCGATTCCTCGGCGAGCGAGGCTTCGATGCCGGCGCGGCCGCGCACTTCGGAGTGGGATACGCCCCGCGAGGATGGTCGGGAATGCTCAACGCCCTTCGGGCCGAGGGTTACCCCGAGGATGTCCTCAGCGCGGCAGGACTCGTCTCGCAAGGCCAACGCGGCGTCTACGACCGCTTCCGCGGAAGAGTCGTCTGGCCCATCCGCGACGTGACGGGACAGGTGCTCGGGTTCGGGGCCAGGCGACTCTACGACGATGACAACGGACCCAAGTACCTCAATACGCCGGAGACGACGATCTACAAGAAGGCCCAGGTGCTCTACGGGCTCGATCTCGCGAAGCGCACCGTGTCTCGCGAGCACAGGGTCGTCGTCGTCGAGGGCTACACCGACGTCATGGCGTGCCATCTCGCGGGCGTGACGACCGCGATCGCGACCTGCGGCACGGCATTCGGCTCCGATCACATCTCCGTGCTGCGTCGTGTCATGGGCGACGATTCGGCCGCGGGCGAGGTCGTCTTCACCTTCGACCCCGATGCCGCCGGCCAGAAGGCCGCTCTGCGCGCCTTCGCCGACGCCAAGCGATTCAACGCGCAGACATACGTCGCGACCGGTCCCGAGGGGCTGGACCCTTGCGATCTGCGGCTCCAGCGAGGCGACGGCGCCGTGCGGGCCCTCGTCGAGGCGAAGGTGCCCATGGTGGAATTCGTCCTCGACCAGCGCATCTCGGGCTTCGATCTCGCGAGCGTCGAAGGGCGTGTCGGCGCGCTGCGATCCGCCGCCCCCGTCGTCGGCGAACTGCGAGATCCGCTCCTGCAGCCGGAGTATGTCCGCGTT
This genomic stretch from Microbacterium sp. SLBN-146 harbors:
- a CDS encoding trimeric intracellular cation channel family protein translates to MDEPLFVIPLWADLTAVALGGVQGALFASGFRGERRLDLLGVAIIGIVMGMGGGLIRDLLLNVSPVTLQSNWYLLTATAAALVGMLLAGIFQRLNAVIVGLDAIVIGLFGAFGTGKALALGLPAVPAIFVGVCSAVGGGILRDMIMGLPVAIMHVGSLYAVAAGAGCAVLAGAHALGAPLVAASIAGIAVTAVIRLLAVIFDISLPEQRALHRRKVAVETSAIPIVKS
- the era gene encoding GTPase Era, with product MASESSTGRSGFVTFVGRPNVGKSTLTNALVGEKVAITSDKPQTTRRAIRGILNRPEGQIVIVDTPGIHKPRTLLGQRLNDLVETVLGDVDVIGFCVPATEKVGPGDRRIAESLSGYPRSKKVAIVTKTDAATREQVTERLLEVDALREDWAAVIPLSALTREQLDVVTRELLELLPEGPPLYPEDIVTDESLEDRIAEIIREAALEGVRDELPHSIAVTIEDMARRDTGSMTDIHANVVVERDSQKAIIIGHRGSRLRDVGARAREQIEPLVGTKVFLKLHVRVAKEWQRDPKQLGRLGF
- a CDS encoding PhoH family protein, yielding MVQLLGPQDRLLRVVEREHPDVDVLVRGNEITLTGPAPAVAGARRLVDELIAMARAGQGLDPADVSSSSRILRTDAGQRPSEVLGEAILSSRGRVIRPKTLGQKSYVDAIDESTIVFGIGPAGTGKTYLAMAKAVQALQRKEVSRIILSRPAIEAGERLGFLPGTLNDKIDPYLRPLYDALNEMMDPELVPKLMASGTIEVAPLAYMRGRTLNDSFVVLDEAQNTTPEQMKMFLTRLGFGTRMVVTGDITQIDLPAGASGLRLVTRVLKDIDDIHFAYLTSDDVVRHSLVGRIVDAYTEYDESRLAARRERDEASEFANRAERRGVQRPAGPRDRLPKRGRS
- the leuA gene encoding 2-isopropylmalate synthase — translated: MQNTQQPSGMPTHKYRAYDEQFDVRLPDRTWPDARITTAPRWCAVDLRDGNQALIDPMSPERKRIMFDLLVGMGYKEIEVGFPSASQTDFDFVRHLIEDGAIPDDVTIQVLTQAREHLIERTYEAIAGAKQAIVHLYNSTSVLQREVVFRTDRQGIIDIALEGARLCRQFEKRIPDTTVFYQYSPESYTGTELDFAVDVCNQVIEIFEPTPDRKVIINLPATVEMATPNIYADSIEWMSRNLDHRENIILSLHPHNDRGTAIAAAELGYMAGADRIEGCLFGNGERTGNVDLVALGINLLTQGIDPQIDFSDIDHIKRTAEYCNQLPVHERSPWAGDLVFTAFSGSHQDAIKKGFEAMEARAASQGVDVDAIEWAVPYLPIDPKDLGRSYEAVIRVNSQSGKGGVAYLLKTDHALDLPRRLQIDFSGVVQAKTDAEGGEVTSEQIWSIFTDEYLPSTVADDKWGRFELLGTRTASDMTGDVTLEVKLRDGDEPHDATGHGNGPIAAFLDVLQARGFDITLYDYVEHTLSAGGDAQAAAYVELQVDGERLWGVGIDGDISTASLKAIVSGVNRAIRTRERSQELASV
- a CDS encoding hemolysin family protein, translating into MTEALLLLAAALLVAFGGLMAAIDAALGVTSRADLVDMAASGRNSSSLERIAADPPAHATAVVFIRILAETGAAVLVTVAFTVLFENIWWAMLAAVVLMTGISFVLVGASPRAWGRQHATRLLRGAAPVIRGVRLFLGPLAHGLVALGTRVTPGVARGSSFASEEQLLSIIDEAAENELIEEDDRELIHSVFEFTDTYVREVMVPRTDMVTVDAAASSREAMKTFLEKGVSRVPVMDHDADDVVGVLYLKDLVQFGFGGESGWRDAPIAKITRPAVFVPESMMAETLLQQMKRDAVHVCLVIDEYGGVSGLVTLEDLIEELVGEIADEYDPKADEVTEIEPGRYRVSARLDLDDVGELFGIELEDDDVDSIGGLLGKALGRVPQPGSTADYEGLTLTGGASRGQGRGIATVFVERAEQPEETEETATRGPRTEEIRLPRTDETRTVKNESRTKNEARVKKEKR
- the ybeY gene encoding rRNA maturation RNase YbeY, whose protein sequence is MTIEIGNESGAAVDETVLLRLTEHNLAQLHVSADADVAILLVDEGAMEALHVQWMDEPGPTDVLSFPMDELRPGSEEAPTPPGLLGDIVLCPQVAETQALAARHSTMDELILLTTHGLLHLLGFDHAEPEEEREMFGLQKELIHSFQASERRRRA